A single genomic interval of Aegicerativicinus sediminis harbors:
- a CDS encoding phosphoglycerate kinase, translating to MITIDDFNFENKKALIRVDFNVPLNENFEVTDNSRIKAAKPTIIKILEDGGSCILMSHLGRPKGFEEKYSLKHILNAVEDELGVEVKFVPDCIGEQVENVAAALEPGQILMLENLRFYNEETSGDKEFAEKLSKLGDIYVNDAFGTAHRAHASTTIIAQFFPNKKCFGYLLAQEIKSIEKVMTTGEKPVLAILGGAKVSTKITIIENILDKVDDLILGGGMTFTFIKAKGGQIGDSICEDDKLDLALDILDKAKSKNVNVHLPVDVIAANAFKNDADTQIVDVYHIPDGWQGLDAGPQTLANFEKVVNRAKTILWNGPLGVFEMENFAKGTIALGNFIAEATKNGSFSLVGGGDSVAAVKEFGFEDQMSYVSTGGGAMLESLEGITLPGIAAILD from the coding sequence ATGATAACTATAGACGATTTTAATTTTGAAAATAAAAAAGCATTAATTAGAGTTGACTTTAACGTGCCTCTCAATGAAAATTTTGAGGTAACTGATAACTCTAGGATTAAGGCTGCTAAACCAACCATTATTAAAATTTTAGAGGACGGCGGTAGTTGCATTTTAATGTCCCACCTAGGCCGCCCAAAAGGATTTGAAGAAAAATATTCTTTAAAACATATATTAAATGCAGTTGAAGACGAATTAGGTGTGGAAGTTAAGTTTGTTCCTGATTGTATTGGGGAACAAGTTGAAAATGTCGCTGCTGCCTTGGAGCCAGGTCAAATTTTGATGCTTGAAAACCTTAGATTCTATAATGAAGAGACTTCAGGCGATAAAGAGTTTGCTGAGAAGCTCTCCAAATTAGGCGACATTTATGTGAATGATGCTTTTGGGACAGCTCACAGGGCCCATGCTTCAACTACAATTATCGCTCAGTTCTTTCCAAATAAAAAATGTTTTGGATATCTATTGGCACAAGAAATAAAAAGCATCGAAAAAGTCATGACCACTGGCGAGAAACCAGTATTGGCAATTCTTGGAGGCGCTAAAGTGTCCACAAAAATTACCATTATAGAAAATATTCTGGATAAGGTTGATGATCTTATTTTGGGAGGCGGAATGACGTTTACGTTTATTAAAGCAAAAGGTGGACAAATAGGTGATTCTATCTGTGAAGATGATAAATTAGATTTGGCTTTAGATATACTAGATAAGGCAAAATCAAAAAATGTAAACGTTCACCTACCCGTAGATGTTATTGCAGCTAATGCATTTAAAAACGATGCCGACACACAAATTGTTGATGTTTATCATATTCCGGATGGATGGCAAGGCTTGGATGCCGGCCCACAAACTTTGGCAAATTTTGAAAAAGTCGTCAATAGGGCTAAAACTATCCTTTGGAATGGTCCTCTTGGGGTATTTGAAATGGAGAATTTTGCAAAAGGAACGATTGCATTGGGCAATTTTATCGCAGAAGCAACCAAAAATGGTTCCTTTTCACTTGTAGGTGGTGGTGACTCAGTTGCAGCAGTTAAGGAGTTTGGTTTTGAAGATCAAATGAGCTATGTTAGCACAGGAGGTGGAGCAATGTTAGAAAGTCTAGAAGGCATTACTCTTCCTGGTATTGCAGCCATATTAGATTAA
- a CDS encoding M23 family metallopeptidase, whose translation MAKGKKQKKFTKKLLHKYRLVILNEDTFEEKFAVKLTRLNVFVIISLTAIVLVIGTILLIAFTSLREYIPGYSSTSLKRQATELEIKTDSLQQVLEANEIYYASIKRVLTGDVQTAEFNKDSIIQAANLEAQQLNLEPTKEDSILREIVDKEDKYNLFDSAISNNFVLFPPVSGPISETYNVEKKHFAVDIAVPENTPVKATADGTVIFAEWTAETGYVVIIEHSNELISVYKHNATLTKEQGDLVKAGEVVAMTGNLGEFTSGPHLHFELWNRGYPVDPTNFIDFN comes from the coding sequence ATGGCCAAAGGCAAAAAACAGAAGAAGTTTACGAAGAAATTACTTCATAAGTATCGACTCGTAATTTTAAACGAGGATACTTTTGAAGAGAAATTTGCGGTAAAATTAACCCGCTTGAATGTCTTTGTCATTATTTCCTTGACGGCTATTGTATTGGTGATTGGCACAATTCTGTTGATAGCATTCACGTCGCTAAGAGAGTACATACCCGGTTATTCATCAACTTCATTAAAACGCCAAGCCACAGAATTGGAAATAAAGACAGACTCGCTGCAACAAGTTTTGGAGGCTAATGAAATTTATTATGCCTCAATTAAAAGGGTGTTAACGGGTGATGTTCAAACAGCAGAATTTAATAAGGACTCCATAATCCAAGCTGCAAATCTGGAGGCACAACAATTAAATCTAGAGCCGACAAAAGAAGATTCTATTTTACGTGAAATAGTGGACAAAGAGGATAAATACAATCTTTTCGATTCTGCCATTTCGAATAATTTTGTGCTTTTCCCTCCCGTGAGCGGCCCCATTTCAGAAACGTATAATGTAGAAAAAAAGCATTTCGCTGTGGATATTGCTGTGCCCGAGAACACACCTGTTAAAGCAACTGCTGACGGCACTGTAATTTTTGCCGAATGGACAGCTGAAACAGGGTATGTTGTAATTATTGAACACAGTAACGAGTTAATATCTGTTTATAAACACAATGCAACCTTAACAAAGGAACAGGGTGATTTGGTAAAAGCTGGAGAGGTTGTCGCTATGACTGGAAATTTAGGGGAATTTACCTCAGGGCCACATCTGCATTTTGAATTGTGGAACAGAGGATACCCTGTGGACCCCACAAATTTTATCGACTTTAACTGA
- a CDS encoding Sec-independent protein translocase subunit TatA/TatB has protein sequence MSLYMIPLVIGWPQIVLIAIVVLLIFGGKKIPELMRGLGSGIKEFKDASKEDDKKTTEEKS, from the coding sequence ATGAGTTTGTATATGATACCCCTAGTAATCGGATGGCCGCAAATAGTTTTAATCGCCATCGTTGTGTTATTAATTTTTGGAGGGAAAAAAATCCCCGAATTGATGAGAGGACTTGGAAGCGGAATTAAAGAATTTAAGGACGCAAGTAAAGAAGACGATAAGAAAACTACTGAAGAAAAAAGTTAA
- the mnmG gene encoding tRNA uridine-5-carboxymethylaminomethyl(34) synthesis enzyme MnmG — translation MFSDIYDVIVVGGGHAGSEAAAAAANLGCKTLLVTMNLQNIAQMSCNPAMGGIAKGQIVREIDALGGYSGIVSDTSAIQFKMLNKSKGPAMWSPRVQSDRMRFAEDWRLMLERTPNLDFYQEMAVGLLVESGKVCGVKTSLGIEIRGRSVVLTNGTFLNGLIHIGEKNFGGGRAGERAAVGLTGELEELGFDSGRMKTGTPPRVDGRSLDYSKMIEQPGDAKPEKFSYLPITKPLKHQRSCHMTYTSEEVHDLLREGFDRSPMFNGRIKSIGPRYCPSIEDKINRFADKDRHQIFVEPEGWNTVEVYVNGFSTSLPEDVQFKSLRSVAGFENVKFFRPGYAIEYDYFPPTQLKHTLETKLVDNLYFAGQINGTTGYEEAASQGLLAGINAALKIQDKDEFILKRDEAYIGVLIDDLITKGTEEPYRMFTSRAEYRTLLRQDNADFRLTPRSFEIGLASAERMIRMEAKQKASDDFVSFFESTSVTPEEINPILESKNSAPVIQSGKLFKVFARPNIDMDDMQKVESVKEYVLQNQLDSEVLEQAEIQVKYSGYIRKEKNNADKLHRLEDVKIPSNFDYTLLKSMSMEAREKLSKIRPVTVSQASRISGVSPADVSVLLVYMGR, via the coding sequence ATGTTTTCAGACATTTATGATGTAATAGTTGTTGGAGGAGGCCATGCTGGCAGTGAGGCTGCAGCTGCAGCCGCTAATCTCGGCTGTAAAACTCTTTTGGTAACGATGAATCTTCAAAACATCGCTCAAATGTCTTGCAATCCAGCTATGGGCGGAATTGCCAAAGGCCAAATTGTGCGTGAAATAGACGCTTTAGGCGGGTATAGTGGTATTGTAAGTGATACCTCCGCTATCCAATTTAAGATGCTCAATAAATCTAAGGGTCCTGCTATGTGGAGTCCTCGGGTTCAAAGTGACCGGATGAGATTTGCGGAAGACTGGCGCCTCATGCTTGAGCGTACGCCAAATTTAGATTTTTATCAGGAAATGGCGGTTGGATTATTGGTTGAATCTGGTAAAGTTTGTGGGGTTAAAACTTCTTTGGGAATTGAAATAAGGGGCAGATCAGTTGTTTTGACAAATGGAACTTTTTTGAATGGATTGATTCATATAGGTGAAAAAAATTTTGGAGGAGGAAGGGCAGGTGAGCGTGCGGCTGTTGGTTTAACTGGTGAGCTTGAGGAGCTAGGTTTTGATTCTGGACGAATGAAGACCGGTACACCTCCTCGTGTTGACGGTAGGTCGTTGGATTATTCTAAAATGATTGAACAACCTGGTGATGCCAAGCCTGAAAAGTTTTCTTATTTGCCGATTACGAAACCTTTGAAACACCAAAGGTCCTGTCACATGACTTACACTAGTGAAGAGGTCCATGATTTGCTTAGAGAAGGTTTTGACAGGTCGCCTATGTTTAATGGTAGAATTAAAAGTATTGGGCCTAGATATTGTCCGTCAATTGAGGACAAAATTAATAGGTTCGCTGATAAGGATCGTCATCAGATTTTCGTAGAGCCAGAAGGTTGGAATACGGTTGAAGTTTATGTTAATGGATTTTCCACCTCCCTTCCGGAGGATGTTCAATTTAAATCATTGCGTTCCGTGGCTGGTTTTGAAAATGTGAAATTTTTTAGACCTGGTTATGCCATAGAATATGACTATTTCCCCCCCACTCAGTTAAAGCATACCCTAGAAACCAAATTAGTCGATAACCTTTATTTTGCTGGTCAAATAAATGGGACAACTGGTTATGAAGAGGCGGCTTCCCAAGGCTTGTTGGCCGGAATTAATGCCGCTCTTAAAATACAGGATAAAGATGAGTTCATATTAAAGCGAGATGAGGCTTATATCGGCGTTCTTATAGATGACTTAATTACCAAAGGTACTGAGGAACCATACCGTATGTTCACTTCTAGGGCTGAATACAGAACTTTACTTCGACAAGATAACGCTGATTTTAGGTTAACGCCAAGGTCTTTTGAAATTGGTTTGGCGTCTGCAGAACGCATGATAAGAATGGAAGCGAAACAAAAGGCTTCTGATGATTTCGTTAGCTTTTTCGAATCAACATCAGTTACGCCCGAGGAAATAAACCCAATTTTAGAATCTAAAAATTCTGCCCCTGTTATTCAATCTGGTAAATTGTTCAAAGTTTTTGCGCGACCAAATATTGATATGGATGACATGCAAAAAGTTGAATCCGTGAAAGAATATGTTTTACAAAATCAATTAGATTCTGAGGTTTTGGAGCAAGCGGAAATACAGGTTAAATATTCTGGCTATATTAGGAAAGAAAAAAATAATGCTGATAAATTACATCGTCTAGAGGATGTAAAAATCCCATCAAATTTTGATTATACTCTTTTGAAGTCCATGAGTATGGAAGCTCGTGAAAAACTCTCCAAAATCAGACCCGTAACCGTTTCTCAGGCTTCCAGAATAAGCGGTGTTTCTCCTGCTGATGTTTCTGTTTTGTTGGTTTATATGGGCAGATAA
- a CDS encoding GH3 auxin-responsive promoter family protein codes for MASLKQILAKVFATYIQRKTHNWSSQPIKTQQKVFRRLIEKGANTRFGKEHHFEAIKTHQDFCRHVPIRDYEDLKPHINLVVEGQDNILWPGKPLYFAKTSGTTSGTKYIPITRESMPHHIEAARNAILLYLAETGNTGFVDGKMIFLQGSPELIEKNGIKLGRLSGIVAHYVPSYLQKNRLPSWDTNCIEDWEKKVDAIVEETIREDMTVISGIPPWVQMYFEKIIEKTGKPISEVFPHFNLFIYGGVNFDPYRKKFQQLIGKKVDSIELFPASEGFFAFQDKQSEKGMLLLLNSGIFYEFVKAEDFFQDNPKRLTIEQVELDVNYVMIVSSNAGLWAYNVGDTIKFTCLKPYRLIVTGRIKHFISAFGEHVISKEVEIAMKKGLEEMQSSITEFTVAPQITPVEGLPYHEWFIEFEREPNDLNLFADILDKSLQEQNSYYFDLISGNILQPLKITSVKKNGFNIYMKSIGKQDAQNKLPRLSNDRSIADELESLNLTK; via the coding sequence ATGGCTTCACTAAAACAGATATTGGCAAAAGTGTTTGCCACGTACATTCAGCGGAAAACACACAATTGGTCCAGTCAACCAATTAAAACTCAGCAAAAGGTTTTTAGGCGACTCATTGAAAAAGGAGCTAACACAAGGTTTGGGAAAGAGCATCATTTTGAAGCTATTAAGACACATCAAGACTTTTGCAGACATGTGCCAATACGTGATTATGAAGATTTAAAACCTCATATAAATCTAGTTGTTGAAGGTCAGGATAATATTCTTTGGCCTGGAAAACCGTTGTATTTTGCAAAGACTTCAGGCACAACATCTGGAACCAAATACATCCCAATCACCAGAGAAAGTATGCCTCATCATATAGAGGCCGCTCGCAATGCAATTCTTTTATATTTGGCAGAAACGGGTAATACAGGCTTTGTTGATGGTAAAATGATTTTTTTACAAGGAAGCCCTGAATTAATTGAGAAGAACGGTATAAAATTAGGTCGTCTATCTGGAATTGTAGCACATTATGTCCCATCTTATTTACAGAAAAACAGATTGCCAAGTTGGGATACAAATTGTATTGAAGATTGGGAGAAAAAGGTTGATGCAATAGTTGAGGAAACAATACGGGAGGATATGACGGTTATTTCCGGGATTCCACCTTGGGTTCAAATGTATTTTGAAAAAATCATTGAAAAAACTGGAAAGCCAATTTCAGAAGTGTTCCCCCATTTTAATCTTTTTATTTATGGTGGCGTTAATTTTGATCCTTATCGCAAGAAATTTCAACAATTAATTGGCAAAAAGGTAGATAGTATTGAGTTATTTCCGGCTTCAGAGGGATTTTTTGCATTTCAAGACAAACAATCTGAAAAAGGTATGTTGTTGCTCTTGAATTCGGGAATTTTCTACGAGTTTGTTAAAGCAGAAGATTTTTTTCAAGATAACCCCAAAAGATTAACCATTGAACAGGTAGAATTAGATGTTAATTACGTCATGATTGTTTCTTCCAATGCTGGATTATGGGCCTATAATGTTGGAGATACCATTAAATTTACCTGTTTAAAGCCCTATAGGCTAATTGTTACAGGGAGGATAAAACATTTTATTTCTGCTTTCGGAGAGCATGTAATATCTAAGGAGGTAGAGATAGCAATGAAAAAGGGCCTAGAGGAAATGCAATCTTCTATCACAGAATTTACAGTTGCACCACAAATTACCCCAGTTGAAGGCTTGCCTTACCATGAATGGTTTATAGAGTTTGAGAGGGAACCTAATGATTTAAATTTGTTTGCTGATATTTTAGACAAATCCTTACAAGAGCAAAATTCATATTATTTTGATTTGATTTCCGGGAATATTTTACAACCGTTAAAAATAACTTCAGTAAAAAAGAATGGATTTAATATCTATATGAAATCTATAGGGAAGCAAGATGCCCAAAATAAACTTCCAAGATTGTCGAACGACCGAAGCATTGCAGACGAGCTGGAAAGTCTTAATTTGACCAAATAA
- a CDS encoding DUF4837 family protein, which translates to MNRIFIVILAFLALMSCGKEKSKNGRLLSSSSGNINSLSVVVDNLLWENNVGEAIREVIAAPVEGLSIDEPLFSINQMPPQVFSDFTTKSRIILLIKKGESPNTVIRKDVYAKPQTLVLITGNTDGEIINQLKNNADKIVDAYKKEEVKEQQRRISLSLFDIEPIKNNLGISIKFPTAYRIAKQEEDFFWIRKDIRNGTMDLMLYELPLDRIHLNDSVVKDIIRMRDSIGHQHIEGPLEGSYMITDEGYAPYKFDGTLDGHLVVITKGLWDVKNAFMSGPFVNYLIEDREQKRYLVAEGYVYAPSVDKRDNMFELESIIKSIKFN; encoded by the coding sequence ATGAATCGGATCTTCATTGTTATTCTGGCTTTTTTGGCCCTAATGTCTTGCGGCAAGGAAAAATCAAAGAACGGTAGGCTACTGTCTTCATCTTCTGGAAATATTAATAGTTTGTCTGTAGTAGTGGACAATTTACTTTGGGAAAATAATGTCGGTGAAGCAATTCGCGAAGTGATTGCGGCACCGGTTGAGGGTCTTTCAATTGACGAACCTTTGTTTTCAATTAATCAAATGCCACCACAAGTATTTTCAGACTTTACAACAAAAAGCAGGATTATTCTTCTGATAAAAAAGGGCGAATCACCTAACACCGTAATTAGGAAGGATGTGTATGCAAAACCGCAAACTCTTGTATTGATAACCGGAAATACTGATGGCGAAATAATCAATCAATTAAAGAATAATGCTGACAAAATTGTTGATGCCTATAAAAAAGAAGAAGTGAAAGAACAGCAACGTCGTATAAGCCTTTCACTTTTTGATATTGAACCTATTAAAAACAATTTAGGTATAAGTATTAAATTCCCTACCGCATATAGGATAGCTAAACAAGAGGAAGATTTCTTTTGGATAAGAAAAGACATTAGAAATGGCACCATGGATTTAATGTTATATGAACTACCTTTAGATAGAATTCATCTTAATGACAGTGTAGTAAAAGATATTATAAGAATGCGCGATTCAATTGGTCACCAGCATATAGAAGGTCCTCTTGAAGGATCATACATGATCACCGATGAAGGTTACGCCCCTTACAAATTTGATGGCACGTTAGATGGACATTTAGTAGTTATAACAAAAGGATTGTGGGATGTGAAGAACGCTTTTATGTCTGGTCCCTTTGTAAATTATCTAATCGAGGATAGGGAACAAAAGCGTTATCTAGTGGCTGAAGGTTATGTATATGCACCGTCAGTGGATAAACGCGACAATATGTTTGAGTTGGAATCTATTATTAAATCAATAAAATTTAATTAA
- a CDS encoding lytic transglycosylase domain-containing protein, producing MNKTIRLCCVLFLALNTSIFGQENSKQKQDTISQNAINTPESDFLNDSIIDGVSLKSLKIEAENDSLWRINLEDHLEAYEFDAKWWDELYSNSLFDSIYKSVSELNFDEEVEYPELPTDTLKARLAELNSRTPFNVEYNPSLESVIKSYLKYRRQSLQKLMALSRYYFPMFEQSLDNHDIPLEVKYLSIVESALKPRAKSRVGATGLWQFMFSTGKMYGLDVSSYVDERSDPDKSTEAATKFLSRLYEIFGDWDLVLAAYNSGPGNVTKAIRRSGGYENYWNIRPFLPRETAGYLPAFLATMYIFEYAEEHGFEKVKPEINYVETDTIHVKQMITFDQISELLKIPVEQLQFLNPSYKLDIIPYIKGENYTLRLPRELVGLFVANEEKIYAYAQQEFDKREKPLPKLFEAESKVTYRVRSGDYLGKIARIYGVRVSQLKQWNGLRSNNINIGQRLIVYPRKPVTTTASVSQSPAKTVTNTSGKKVYQVQSGDSLWSISQKFPGISVQNIKEWNNISGTNLKVGMKLIVSK from the coding sequence ATGAACAAGACTATAAGGCTTTGTTGTGTATTGTTTTTAGCTTTAAACACATCCATTTTTGGTCAGGAAAATTCCAAACAAAAACAGGATACTATTTCACAGAATGCAATTAACACACCTGAAAGTGATTTTTTAAATGATTCCATTATTGATGGAGTTAGCTTAAAAAGTTTGAAAATTGAAGCTGAAAATGATTCGCTGTGGCGTATAAATTTGGAGGATCATCTGGAGGCCTATGAGTTTGATGCCAAATGGTGGGATGAGCTATATTCAAATTCCTTGTTCGATAGTATTTATAAATCGGTTTCTGAATTAAACTTTGATGAGGAGGTTGAATACCCTGAACTGCCCACAGACACCCTAAAAGCCCGATTGGCTGAGTTGAATTCTAGAACTCCATTTAATGTGGAATACAATCCTTCCTTAGAAAGTGTTATTAAATCTTATTTGAAATACCGTAGGCAATCCCTTCAAAAATTAATGGCTCTAAGCCGTTATTATTTCCCAATGTTCGAACAATCTTTAGATAACCATGATATTCCCTTAGAAGTTAAATATTTGTCTATTGTTGAGTCGGCATTAAAACCAAGGGCAAAGTCTAGGGTGGGGGCGACAGGTCTTTGGCAATTTATGTTTAGTACAGGAAAAATGTATGGTTTAGACGTGAGCAGCTATGTAGATGAGCGCAGTGATCCAGACAAATCTACAGAAGCAGCCACTAAGTTTTTATCTAGATTATATGAAATATTTGGAGATTGGGATTTAGTCCTAGCTGCATATAATAGTGGTCCTGGCAACGTTACCAAAGCAATAAGAAGGTCTGGAGGATATGAAAATTATTGGAATATCCGTCCTTTTTTACCAAGGGAAACAGCTGGTTACCTGCCCGCATTTTTGGCTACCATGTACATATTTGAATATGCAGAGGAGCATGGATTTGAAAAGGTAAAGCCAGAAATAAATTATGTAGAAACAGATACTATTCATGTGAAACAAATGATCACTTTTGATCAAATTTCTGAATTACTCAAAATTCCGGTTGAACAACTACAATTCTTAAATCCATCTTATAAATTGGATATAATTCCTTATATAAAAGGGGAAAACTACACTTTAAGACTTCCGCGAGAATTAGTGGGATTATTTGTGGCCAATGAAGAAAAGATTTATGCATACGCCCAGCAGGAATTTGACAAACGCGAGAAACCATTACCCAAGCTTTTTGAAGCCGAAAGTAAGGTTACATATAGGGTTAGGTCTGGCGATTATCTAGGAAAAATTGCACGGATTTATGGTGTTCGGGTAAGCCAGTTGAAGCAATGGAATGGATTGAGAAGTAATAATATAAACATTGGTCAAAGACTTATTGTTTATCCTCGAAAACCAGTTACTACAACCGCTTCTGTTAGCCAATCTCCTGCAAAAACTGTTACAAATACCTCTGGAAAAAAAGTGTATCAAGTGCAAAGTGGGGATTCTCTTTGGAGTATCTCCCAAAAATTTCCAGGAATTTCTGTTCAAAATATTAAAGAATGGAACAATATTAGTGGCACTAATTTGAAAGTGGGGATGAAACTCATCGTCTCAAAATAA
- a CDS encoding class I SAM-dependent methyltransferase, protein MQSLLKVIDHSVSKELFELQWNNDLNCLETCPKPSIELIGEYYESDNYISHTDRNKTFIEKLYHLVRSYNLIWKRKIIEKHFEIEDKLVLDIGCGTGDFLEEMKNSGWKVKGVEPNEEARKIANSKISNNVIAPDQSLNGIETRFSCISMWHVLEHMYDPIKQAKEIADLLVKDGLAVIAVPNYKSWDANHYQSYWAAYDVPRHLWHFSKDSVVQLFESNGFELVKIYPMLMDSFYVSILSEKYKSSAFPLLKGLIKGFKSNMSARKTGEYSSLTYLFRKIDI, encoded by the coding sequence ATGCAGTCATTACTTAAGGTTATAGATCACTCCGTAAGCAAAGAACTTTTTGAGTTGCAATGGAACAATGATCTTAATTGTTTAGAGACTTGTCCGAAACCATCAATAGAATTAATAGGGGAGTATTATGAGTCTGATAATTACATTTCTCATACTGATAGAAATAAGACCTTTATTGAAAAACTTTATCATTTAGTTAGAAGTTATAATCTAATTTGGAAACGAAAAATTATTGAAAAACATTTTGAGATAGAAGACAAACTAGTGTTGGATATTGGATGTGGGACAGGTGATTTTTTGGAGGAAATGAAAAATTCTGGATGGAAGGTAAAAGGAGTAGAGCCGAATGAGGAGGCTAGAAAAATAGCAAACTCCAAAATTTCTAATAATGTAATTGCTCCTGACCAATCCTTAAACGGAATTGAAACCAGATTTAGTTGTATTTCAATGTGGCATGTTTTAGAGCATATGTATGATCCAATTAAACAAGCAAAAGAGATTGCAGATTTATTAGTTAAAGATGGGTTAGCGGTAATAGCAGTTCCAAATTATAAATCATGGGACGCTAACCATTACCAATCTTATTGGGCCGCTTACGATGTTCCTAGACATTTATGGCATTTTTCAAAAGACAGCGTTGTGCAATTGTTTGAATCAAACGGATTTGAATTAGTTAAAATTTATCCAATGCTTATGGACTCCTTTTATGTAAGCATACTTTCAGAAAAATATAAGTCTTCTGCGTTTCCATTATTAAAAGGGTTGATAAAAGGGTTTAAATCAAATATGTCTGCTAGAAAAACTGGCGAATATTCATCATTGACCTATTTATTCCGGAAAATTGACATATAA
- a CDS encoding OmpH family outer membrane protein, with translation MKNLFVFVLVLMILSSCEKPAKIGFVDNSKLVNEYQEKKDVESKLQTKISAFEKRRDSLGKAWQLEIKEAEMRASKMSQSELQKLQQEFQQKEQLISQRIQFEQQQISSESQSQNDSLVKKIKSFIKKYGEDNGYTYILGSNEAGSVMYGQEALDLTDEILKELNDSYSKK, from the coding sequence ATGAAGAATTTATTTGTGTTTGTTTTGGTTTTAATGATTTTATCTTCTTGTGAGAAACCTGCCAAAATTGGGTTTGTGGATAATTCTAAACTTGTAAATGAATATCAGGAGAAGAAGGATGTTGAATCAAAATTACAAACAAAAATTTCAGCCTTTGAAAAGAGAAGAGATAGTTTGGGAAAGGCATGGCAACTTGAAATTAAGGAAGCAGAAATGAGAGCTTCAAAAATGTCTCAGTCTGAATTACAAAAACTTCAACAAGAATTTCAGCAGAAAGAACAATTGATAAGTCAAAGAATACAATTTGAGCAACAACAGATTTCAAGCGAAAGTCAATCTCAAAATGATTCTCTTGTTAAGAAGATTAAATCGTTCATTAAGAAATACGGCGAGGATAATGGTTACACCTATATATTGGGCAGCAATGAAGCAGGATCTGTTATGTATGGACAAGAAGCATTGGATTTAACGGATGAAATTCTGAAAGAACTAAACGACAGCTACTCCAAAAAATAA
- a CDS encoding DNA polymerase III subunit, with protein sequence MLFKDVLGLPHIKSHLTKSADLGRIPHAQLFVGPEGCGTLPMAIAYARYLLCNNVDGENTGGNPSCNLKFDNLSHPDLHFVFPVATNDKIKKHPVSSMFMDEWRQLLKEQPYGNLFDWYQIIGIENKQGLISVDEAQDIVKALSLKSYEGGYKVMIIWMAEKMNTQTANKLLKLIEEPPQKTVFLLICEEEQQILKTIRSRCQILHFPSLAETDIIEGLKKNFQLDDGVAQNIAQQAHGNFNKACDLVYQDSEDQKFEEWFIQWVRAAFRAKGNKGAIHDLMNWSEDIAKNGREIQKQFLLYCLDFFRQAILMNYQIDNMVYLQPVSANFKLEKFAPFIHEGNIVPISTEIQDAYYHVERNGNSKIIFSDLSIKLTRLLHKKAG encoded by the coding sequence ATGCTTTTTAAAGACGTTTTAGGCTTACCGCATATAAAATCCCATCTTACTAAAAGTGCCGATTTGGGAAGAATTCCTCATGCCCAATTATTCGTCGGGCCTGAGGGTTGTGGCACTTTACCTATGGCAATTGCTTATGCTCGATATTTACTTTGCAATAATGTAGACGGGGAGAACACAGGGGGTAATCCGTCCTGTAATTTGAAATTTGACAATCTATCTCATCCCGATTTGCATTTTGTATTTCCTGTTGCTACAAATGATAAAATAAAGAAACATCCAGTTTCTTCAATGTTTATGGACGAATGGCGGCAACTCCTTAAAGAACAACCTTACGGAAATCTATTTGATTGGTATCAAATTATTGGGATTGAGAACAAACAAGGATTGATTAGTGTAGATGAAGCACAGGATATTGTAAAAGCGCTTTCCCTAAAATCTTATGAAGGGGGTTATAAGGTGATGATAATTTGGATGGCTGAAAAAATGAATACCCAAACAGCAAACAAATTATTGAAACTTATTGAAGAACCCCCGCAAAAAACCGTGTTTCTTCTAATTTGTGAGGAGGAGCAACAGATCCTTAAAACAATTCGGTCCAGGTGCCAAATTCTACACTTTCCTTCCTTAGCTGAAACAGATATAATCGAAGGCTTAAAGAAAAACTTTCAACTAGATGATGGGGTTGCCCAAAACATTGCACAACAAGCTCATGGAAATTTTAATAAAGCATGCGATTTAGTTTACCAAGACTCTGAGGATCAAAAGTTTGAAGAATGGTTTATTCAATGGGTTCGTGCTGCATTTAGAGCCAAGGGAAATAAGGGGGCTATACATGATTTAATGAATTGGAGTGAAGATATTGCCAAAAACGGAAGGGAAATTCAAAAACAATTTTTGCTTTATTGCCTAGATTTTTTCAGGCAGGCTATTTTAATGAACTACCAAATTGATAACATGGTCTATTTACAGCCTGTTTCAGCCAACTTTAAATTGGAAAAATTTGCCCCATTTATTCATGAGGGTAATATTGTTCCCATATCAACCGAGATACAGGACGCTTATTACCATGTTGAAAGAAATGGAAATTCTAAAATTATCTTTTCAGATTTGTCCATTAAACTCACCAGGTTATTACATAAAAAAGCCGGGTAG